Within the Takifugu flavidus isolate HTHZ2018 chromosome 20, ASM371156v2, whole genome shotgun sequence genome, the region CCCTCGTGCCGGCGCGTCCCGGCTCGAGGGGCTCCTCAACTGGCTGGACGTGAAACGGGCTCTGCTGATGATGAAGTTCGCCGAGCGTTCGCTGGAGCCCGAGAGGAacgcagagctggaggactggTTGTGCTGCCAGTACTTCTCCTCGGCCCACCCCCTGTCTCTGTGCCACACCGCCGAGCTCCTCTACTCCCTCAAGTGACCCTTTTTATCGACCAACGAGGGAGGCCGCCGCTTCGTCTGGGGATACTGTGAACCTACTTCATGCATGAGAGCCGCGCATCAACGCAGCCGTCCCGTCAGTACCCTGATCCAGAGCAGAAGAACAGATTTAATAACAAGTCCTTGTATCATAATCCACTTACCAAAGGTTTATTATGCAGCTAATGCAGTTTTTAAACTCTTCCATGTCAAATGTCCATTAAACTAACCGCCTTTTCCTCAGAACATACTGCTGTACTAGCTAGACAGAACAAGGCCACTTCCTTTATCTGAGTATTGATGCAATCTGTTATTAGACATGATTGCGCAATATAGATTTAGGATAGATTAAGCATAACAACAGCCGAAAGGGACTGAATCTCAAATAGCAGCGTTGCTTCTACTGACGTCGTTTATTTCCCTGCAATCTTGATTTGACATTTGTTGCGGTGCCTTTTGTTCTGTTCCTGTGTTACAGTAACTCAGAAGCCAAATGTAAATAGCGCCGTGTGTCCTTTTTGTTTGGTGAAACTGGCCTTTCACAGagtattcttttaaaaaagaaacgttTTGTACAGTAATTTTTAGAAGCAGGTCTTAAAAGGCTGTAATATGAGCAGCAGGATCAACTGAATATTTATGACGCAGTCGTTTGTCGTAGTGGAAATTCTGTTGTTTTGGCCCAGAAGCAGCTTTTTATCATGGTGGCAGAGAAAATGTCTGTTTAGCcattttattcccccccccccgcaggttTCTGATGTCAAATCTGGTCGGAACGCCGGACTAACACATTTACTTTTCTGATTTTTCCTTCTTGACTGTTTGCATCTTCTCAATAAACTGCTCGTATATTTTCCCACAGCATGAATTtggagtgttttgttttttggtggcACCCTCTTGTGTTATGATCTGTCTCACTCTGAAATCAAGGGACAAGAATCCCTGATCAAAGCCTGTTTGTGAAGGCTTGTTTTGATCTTTCCTGGCAGCACATCATGGAAATCTGACATAATTGAAGAGTAAAAACCTGTTATTTTTATGCCGTTGAACACCTGATTGAGGAAGTAAAGGTAAATATATAATCTGCGGTGATAAGAGTGTACTTGTATCTGCATTTGAAGCCCCGGGCTACGGCAGACCTCCCCACACACCCCCCTTCCACCTAACCCCCTCTACCTAACGCAGCCTTTCTCACATCATTCCCTCAAAATCCCACTGGCAGCTCCCCTGTCATAGGTGGAACTATGTTGCTAGGGCGCTTTGACCAATGGAATGGCATTTCCAGGAACGCAGTCTGTCTCCGTCTCCCCGTCTCCACTGCCTGTTGAGCAGGGATCCAAACCACCTCACACACCCCCCATCTGGTCAGGAGGCTGCATACTTTAAGTGTTGCAAGTCTGCCTCCCAGCACCTCACAACCCGGGTAGGTTGTAAATACAGTACACAAGTCATGGCCCTCGGGGGCGTGGTCTGACAAAATCAAGGCGTGGCCACACCTGTATCACGCGCATGACGACCGCGTTGGGTGGAAACTGGGACCCTTGTTTTCGGCCATTAAGTCAGCTTAAGCGTGTAGATTAATGATGGCCGTCATTGATTGATTCGCAGATGTGCCCGAGGCCGCATCCACGCTCTCATCAAGGCTGAACCGTCAGCCTTTCCCATCTCATAACCCCGCATAAACCGTGGCGTTCCTCCACACGGCTCGGAGATTAAACTCCATTTGTTTTCTCCCTCACGCGTGTCCATAAATTATTACTGCCAAAAGTATTTAATGCAAGAAATCAACATCTGACCTATACAGTACCAGGACATTTCAAGGGGACATACTGGCACCTGCTGGCCAACGAGCGCCACTGCAGCCTGGTCTATACTGTATCCCGAGGCTTTTACTTTTGATGCTTCAGCATCAAGATCAACTTCCAAAAGAAACATTAAAGAATGCGTGAGGAAACATCAACAAAGAATTTTTTATTAAGAAAGCAAAACTCATGCACGCAAAGAACTGCTAACCTTTATTTTTAGATCAAAACAAAGCACAGCATTGAACGATTTCAAGAGTAACATTCACCCACTGTCATAACTGTACgtgggagaaaaaaagcagTCAAGCACTTTTGGGTCAATGTCATGCTTACAACAAACATTAGACAATCTAGTGTTTGGTCAGGGAAAAAAACTTCACTTTTTACGAgtttaaaaagcagaatttGACCAAGAAGAGCACAGAACTGATCATTCATTGTTATGAAAGTTTCTATCCGACGACTCATCGGCACAGCCTGTGATGCAGGAGAGCACCAGGTCCTCGTTCAGGACGCAGGTGAGATCAGCCCAggtggaggaagggagaggaagggaagagtgtctgggggggagggaagagtgtctgggggggagggaagagtGTCTGGGGGGGGTGGAAGTGGTTTAGGTTTTAGAAACTGGGAACGTGGTGGCTGGGGGTGGGGCTGATTTCGAGGCTTTGTGTTCATTTCTTCTTGGGTTTTGCCTCCAAGGGTTCGCCAATATCCTTCCCACGCAGTTTTAAGCCTGTTCAAACCAAACATCTCCATTACAGACACAACACTGATAACACAAACAGTTTATTTGATGTGGCACCCCACCTCCCTTCTTACCAAGTACTCTTTCTATCTTGCCCATGATCTGATTGTTGGGAATTGCCTTTCCACACTCGTAGTCTGCAATGACTTGTGGCTTCTCATTGACTTTCTGAAAATGTTGGAAGACAAACCGTTTTTGACAACAAAAACCCTCCACATCATCCACAGCACAGTCAACAGGCCTCCTACTCACAGTGGCCAGGTCTTTCTGGGTCAGGCCTTTGTCCTGTCTGCCTTTCTGGATCACCTTTCCCACCTCCAGGGGGATTCTGTCGTGGTGCAACTCCTCCGTTTCACGGTCCAGTTTGGCTGTGTTCTTTGACACGaggtgctgtttgttttgcccaGCGGACCCTGTGAGACAATAGGGACAATTGTGAGGCCGGCGAATCGAACACGCAAACACAGCTGCAAGTGTAAAATAAGGACTCGAGTCCAGTTGTTCTGCACTGCTGAGGAAAAACAGGTGAACTTGCATTTCTTGGTTGTCTCAATGTCCTCCCCACGTCTCTGAGCACCGGTGATAGCCTGAGAAGAGAGACATTCATGTCAGAGACGTGTTCTGGACATGTTGACAGAAGCCTGCAATAAAAGCCAGGTTTATAAGACCTGATCTTTCCAGGTTAATAAGTAACCAAATCTCATATCAGGGGCTTCAGTACCTGACGCGCAACTTGTGTAGAAATAAAGCGAAACTGCGTCACAAACCACCAAACTACCCATTTAACTCCTTTTACTATAAACCTGttcagtaaccccccccccccccccacatacttACATAGCATTTGAAGCCGCTGATAGCTGCCGTTCCGGAGCGAAACCTCGTCTATTATTATTCGGATCGCCCTTGTTTTGAAGTTGGCGTCGACATGATCAGCCTCTTATTTCCTGATGTTTAACAGGCCGTCCGAGGCTCCAACGAGCCCCGTTTGGACCCAAACTGCTGCAGAGGCAGCCAGTTGGCCATGTTGTGCCAAATGTTATTAAAACACACTGCGACACATGGTGGGTCGGAAACGGGCAGAAATGCCGGCGTCACTTCTACTTTCTGATCTTCAACTACGGTACTATTAATAAAACTAAAGTCACAACAATTCCAGTGTACATACAGAGGGGAAATAGTGACGAAAAGGTGGAAAACAGTTGAAAAGGTTGATGCTAACCTGCTTGGATTTGGCCTGGGCTGCCGTCGGCCCCTTCTTCCTCAAGACAGTCACGGTATCCCAGTCACTTTCTGCCATGTTTGCGGGACTTCACTCGATACCCGTAAagtttaaaatatatacagaaATAAATTCGAGTTCGGTTCAGTCAAAATGATCCTTTCGAAGGGGTTTTTCCCCAAAGTAACGAACGCTGAAGTATTCGTCCCACGCGTCGGCCAAAGCTTTATTTATAACAGACTGACGGGCAGTGACATCACGCTGGCGGCTGCAGCGACCCCTGTCGGTGGAGGTCAGTCACCGACATCAATATGACGCCTTTGCTCTGCGGTCGGTGCTTAAGTTCTGATTGCAAGATAACGTCAAACGTTACATCAGGCGATACTTTGGGATATGTATAAACTTACAATTACCGACCACTTGCTAGTCAGAGGTTGGACCTTCGTTTGCCATCAGAACTGCctgttggaaacattcctcagagattTTGGTCCATATTGATATGATAACGTCACGTGGTTGCTGTAGATGTGTCGGCTACACATCTATGATGCAATTCTCCCGCGTCCCAAAGGTGCTCAATTAAGATCCGGAGGCCATTGGAGCGCAGCAAACTCAGTATGTCTCAGAAACCAGTTAGAGATGATATGAGTTTTGTGGCATGGTGCAGTTTCCTGTTGGAAGGAGCCGTCAGAAGATGGGTCCACTCTGGCAATAAAGCAATGGACATGGCCAGCAACAATACTGGTACTGGGGGGCTCAAAGTGTGCCAAGAAAATATCCTGCAGCCCATAACATCACCAGAAGCAGCCTGAACTGCTGATACAGGCAGGGTGGATCcatgtttttatgttgtttatgCCAAAGTCTGACCCCAACCATCTGGATGTCCAGCTGAAACAGATCAGACATTTTTCCAAACTTCTATTGTCCAGGTTTGGTCAGTCTGTGAATTGTAGCCTCATGTTCCTGTTCTCAGCTCACAGGAGTGGGTTGAGCATGTTGCAGCCATGTGATTGGTTAATTAGTTATGTGTTAATAAGCAACTGAACAGGTGGACCTGATGAAGTGGAAGGTGAGCCTATAAAGTGTCAATAAATATTCAAGGACCCCCTTGAAGACAACAGCTAGATAGTACAACagcaaaaatgaacaaatgatgTAATGAAAGCATGGAAATGTTTTATTCTTCTACCAACACTGGAATGGAAGTTGTGTACAATAAACTGCACTTGACCTAATGCCCACAGTCCACCGTGTCACCAGTTGCAGGACATTTCAGAGGCAGCGTCACTGTTCCTCCGTGTGCGGATTGGAGACCAGCCAAACTCTGACTGAGCATCATCAGTCTGGTGGAATCGACCCGTGCGGTAGCCGTGTTTGGAAATTGGTTTCCCTGTCCAGGCACGAGGCTTTGGATTCATCTGGCAGCAGAGAAAGAATATAAATGCATTTCCCTTAGggctgtttctttttaaaggatTTGTTATGAAAATGCACATTAATAATATCGCTTCAGTAGTTTTTACCTGAACAAAGACGCTCGTGTTCATGTGAAGAGTCTCCACTCTCTCTGATAAGTGATTCAACCATTCCTGGTGGTCAGCAATGGACTGAGTCAGGTCGTTGTTGCTCTGGATGTAGAGAAatttatcacatttaaaaattTGTTCACAACAGACTGTGATTTATTGCAATAATGCCCAGAGTACCTCTGAAAGGTTGTCCCTCAGTTCAACAGCAGCAAGGCGAAGATGCTCCAGTTTATCAATCTGGTCTTTCAGGCGATCATCGAGCTCCTGCATCATCATCAGGCCTTCATCGGGTCTGACCCCAGCCTTGGTGGTCATCCTGGACCACAGAAACTAGGGctttaaataaagcagcattATAATGCAGCAAGGCTGATATGAAACTTATCGGAATGCATTCATGACCATGCTCATTCAACGAATGTGCATATTACTTTATTTATTACAAAAACAGTATACCAACGTCAGAATAGTTTTTCTGGCCGTTATATTCACTTTAATGCACATTCCTCTGGCGTATTTGACAAACTTTGCCTCCATCTGGTGGTCAAAACTGTAATTACAGCACTCGTGTCGCACGAACACTGCAGGAGTTTGTTTAAGCGACTCAAAACCAGTCTAAGCACATCGTATCGAAATTGTATCGCTTTCCAAACAAATTACTTTAATAAATAAACATCTCCATGGTATGATGATGATCCACCGACTAACATTTGGATAACGGAAACTTCGCCTTCGCATATTTACAGAAACAAACGCTATTATAGAACGTAAATGTAAATACGTAATCAAAAGTATGACTTTTTTGCAGATGTGAGCATGAGTTAAACTTGCATTCCTCTTTTGCCACCGTGCAGCACTCATGTATCCGTCCGCCGTGCAGATGTTTTCGACCACAGCTCGTCGTCGCTTCGACCTCCTGAGTTTATTCCTTTTTTCTGACTAACGCAAATAAAACTCGGTTTGCTCTCAGAATAACGCTGGGCTGACCGTTCAAACCGCCTGTACACTAAACTGCAGGAGTCGACCTCACGTTTAAAAGTGTCATCTAAAGTCGTCGAACAAACGTAAAACCGCTCCCCGAGCTCGAGTCAAGCCCCAGTAAACCCCGCAGAGAAATACGCACCTTATAAACTTCGCAAAGTCTCAAGATAGAAGCCGTTTCCTCGTCCAATCCTTTGTCCTGCAAAAATCTCGGGAATTTGATGACGTCACGACGCCCGACCTTCACGTGCGGGCCACTGCTGCGACATCACGGTACCCGCCGCCTATTACGTCACCTATCCTGAGGACAGCCGAGGTTCGGTTGATGGAAGAGTCCAATCTTCTGCAGGAGACAGCGGGTTTCGCAAAGATAAAATGACGTCATCTGCTGAAATCTGAACCTTGCTTTAAGACTCTTCAGAGTTCAGGTTGAACATCCCGAAACCCTAAAATGACCTGAGAGATTCAGGATCTCACGAGACAAACGCGTGAAAAGAGAATGGTCCATTTAAGAAATCAAcaactgctttattttctttaataagctcttttttttttaaacaaggaAGAGTAATGACCAAATATCTGAAAGGATAAAGATCAGATAGGATAAATAGAATGTTGGATCAGTCGTAGAAAGCACTGGTCCTCCGACAAAAGGAAATATTAAAGTACAAAAAAGGGTGAGAGGAAAGGTCGGGGCAACGTTTTGGTGCAGATACGATGATGAGAGGCATCGAGAACGTTTGCAGCAAGAGATGAGAGGCAACAACACTCCAAGGCTGAAAAACCAGTCAACAAGTGGAAGCAGTCCATTCTGAGAGCAACGTACAAACACTGAATCCTTCTCAAGTGCCACAAGATCTAAAATGTAACATGAGGTCGTGTCACCCGGCTGGCGAGGCTTCACCTGTACACGTATGCATTTACACGCAGTGACACCTTCAGAAGCCACGAAAGAACGGAAACCATTTGTAGTGTCGCAGCTTCACGGTGAGAACATTGAACTTGTGTCGCCGCTGGCAAGTTTAAAACCTGTCCAGCAAAAATCAGGAAAGAACTTGATTGGTACTTTTTAAAACCTTTGACGTCCGCCGGAGCTGCGGTGCCAACAGGAACGCCGGAATGCCGCCGCAGCGATCAGCAAGAGCAAAAAAAGAGGACCGAATATTTGGACCCTGATTATGGTTAGGTTGCCGTTATTGCTAGTGCCGTCTCAGATTCTGAAGAATAAAACCACGTGTCCATTTCTTTGAACAGAATCAGAAAATTGTTTCCAAAAGCATTAAaatggagggtgggggtgggggggggggaggagtgCCCCAGTCTGAGGGGGTGTAAAAGGAAAACATCAcgtacagcacatcttcataaACAGACAATTACAACCCAAAGAAAGCGATCAAACATTTCAGTCAGAGATCCACGGGGGGGAAATGCAGCCCCTCGCTCCCACGTCACGTCACgtacagccccccccacccccgaaacAGGAGCCGGGATGACGGGGATCCACAGACGGCCCTGAGGACGCTGGGATCAGCCACAGTCTTTGTGAAATGGTGCCGCGGTCGAGGCAGGAGGCCCCTGATCCTGACAGGATGGGCGAACGTGCACGTCCACACGCACGCGCCGAGGCTTCCCTGGAAGCGACGCGATTTCGGCAAAATGTCCAGTAGATCGGAGAAAGTTTGGAGAAACCGTTACTAATCTGAGACGTGtgtgttctggggggggggggggccctcgACTTCTGTCAAATTCACATGCAACAACAATCACAAATGAAAGATTTtggctttgggtttttttttcccaaaccgATTTTGATGACAGGACAGTGTCCCCGCTGCATTTCAAATgagtaaaataaagaaatcacaTCAAAGGGTCTTTAGGGTTGCAGTCCATGAAGGAGGGGGGGCGCTTGGCAAAATGGTGTGAAAATGAACCTCCTGTCTGTCGGCTAGCTTCCTTCTCCAGGCCTCGGactgcacgcacacgcgcacaaatATCTCTCTTCACCAAACCTCCCCTTAAAAGTGACTAAGAATAAATTAGCATGAACCATGAAGAGATCTGCTTAAAAGACTGTGtctatgtatatatttatatatatttatatatctcTTAATGTGTGTGAATAATGTCCTGTTCCGACAGTTCTTCAGCCCGTCTCCTGTCCACCTCAGGCCAGGCTCAGacgttggggagggggggcttgtGTTAGCAGGCTGGGTGGTGGTGAGGATTTGTTAAGGTCCATAGTTACGCCTTGCCCTCCTCTACTTTGACAGCCTGGGGCTTGATGGCTCCGGTGCGTGCTGGTTTAGCTTGTCctgcgggggggaggggctccTGGAGTTTGCTGGTCATGCCCCCAGATGGTGCCTTGCCCTCGCCCACCGCCTTGCGCACTTCTCGAATGCTTTTGTTCTGCACAATAAAACAGGTCACTGAGCCCCTCCAGAGCAGGTCCACATGTGATTAATAATTAGTTTGACTTCCTAGATGCACAATCATGGATAAATAGCAACAACGCATCAGTGTATGACTTCTAGATGCTATAAATAATAGCAGCGCAGTTTGGTTTTCAAACTTAAAATACTTGATATTGCTAAAGGAAAGTGCACACTATAAAAAGTAGAGGAAaagtagaaaaagaaaatgaataaatcatatTACCTATATTTACAGTGGGTGGCTCACCTTCATGCCATCCTCTGGCCCTTTGACAAGGGGCTcaggggcagagggaggagtggagTGGGGAGGGTCGCGGCCAGGATTTGGGTAAGGGGGGGAGCGGATGATGATAGGCTTGTTAACCTGCATGACAGGTCTCTGGATGGGGTTGGGGAAAGGGCCTGTGGTGGGGGGACGCATGTGCATCACCATGCTTCCCTGAGCAGGTGGGACCTGTTGGGGTGTTGGGgagatgagatgatgatgatgatgatgatgatgatgatgatgatgatgatgatgatgatgatgatgatgggcaAATACGCAGAAACACAGATCAATATCATGCCAGAAGAACATTTTCAGCATGGAATTTTCAGACTGGCTTAAAAGTGAATACCTGTTGGGGGAAATGTGTGGGTAGAGGACCGACTTGCCCTCCGGGACCAGAAGGTTTTCCACTGGGGCTGGCAGATCCAGGCCTAATGAGGAGGATGAACTCGTTTGTGATAAACTGTATTTGCCTTGTGAAGAGCATCGCTGTAAAAAAGTCAAAGTCATTTCCACTCACCTGTAGGAGCCTCCGGATATTCCTGGAGAGTGACTCAGCTTCTCAGAAAACTGGAAGTTTTTCATCTCCATCTGGGAGCCCTGGATGGTGGGGAAGGTCGCTCTCATAAATTTATTCATTCCTGAATCCAGCACCATCAGTGTAT harbors:
- the edf1 gene encoding endothelial differentiation-related factor 1 homolog — translated: MAESDWDTVTVLRKKGPTAAQAKSKQAITGAQRRGEDIETTKKWSAGQNKQHLVSKNTAKLDRETEELHHDRIPLEVGKVIQKGRQDKGLTQKDLATKVNEKPQVIADYECGKAIPNNQIMGKIERVLGLKLRGKDIGEPLEAKPKKK